One Manihot esculenta cultivar AM560-2 chromosome 6, M.esculenta_v8, whole genome shotgun sequence DNA segment encodes these proteins:
- the LOC110618255 gene encoding MA3 DOMAIN-CONTAINING TRANSLATION REGULATORY FACTOR 1, translating into MASGEGFLTDEQREMLKIASLNVDNLSSSPKTLSSSPRSPSMLLSEHQLKVPAAGKAPTAGIAVRHVRRSHSGKFVRVKKDGGGGKGTWGKLLDTGGESHIDRNDPNYDSGEEPYQLVGATISDPLDEYKKAVVSIIEEYFSTGDVEVATSDLRELGSREYHPYFIKRLVSMAMDRHDKEKEMASVLLSALYADVISPSQIRDGFVILLESADDLAVDILDAVDILALFIARAVVDDILPPAFLTRAKKTLPESSKGFQVLKTAEKSYLSAPHHAELVERRWGGSTHITVEEVKKKIADLLREYVENGDAFEACRCIRELGVSFFHHEVVKRALILAMEIRTAELLILKLLKEASEEGLISSSQMVKGFARLTESLDDLALDIPSAKTLFQSLVAKAISEGWLDASFLKPSSEDRQVLAKDKKLIQYKEEIVTIIHEYFLSDDIPELIRSLEDLGMPEFNPIFLKKLITLAMDRKNREKEMASVLLSALHIEIFSTEDIVNGFVILLESAEDTALDILDASNELALFLARAVIDDVLVPLNLEEISGKLPPNCSGSETVHMARSLIAARHAGERILRCWGGGTGWAVEDAKDKIQKLLEEYESGGVVSEACQCIRDLGMPFFNHEVVKKALVMAMEKKNDRMLDLLQECFNEGLITINQMTKGFTRIKDGLDDLALDIPNAKEKFSSYVEYACKKGWLQACFG; encoded by the exons ATGGCGTCTGGTGAGGGATTTCTGACGGATGAGCAGAGGGAAATGTTGAAAATAGCAAGTCTAAATGTGGATAATTTGTCATCATCCCCAAAGACTTTGTCATCCTCTCCGAGATCCCCATCAATGTTGCTTTCTGAGCATCAGTTAAAAGTTCCTGCTGCTGGCAAGGCACCCACTGCTGGGATTGCGGTGAGGCATGTACGAAGGTCACACTCGGGCAAGTTTGTGCGTGTGAAGAAGG ATGGTGGTGGTGGTAAGGGCACATGGGGGAAGCTGCTTGATACTGGTGGTGAATCCCATATTGATCGGAATGATCCTAACTATGACAGTGGAGAg GAGCCATACCAACTTGTGGGGGCAACTATCTCAGACCCTTTAGATGAGTACAAGAAGGCTGTTGTCTCCATAATAGAGGAGTATTTTAGTACTGGTGATGTGGAGGTGGCAACATCTGATCTTAGAGAACTTGGTTCAAGGGAATATCATCCTTATTTTATCAAGCGGCTTGTTTCCATGGCCATGGACAGGCATGATAAGGAGAAGGAAATGGCTTCTGTTCTGCTTTCTGCACTATATGCTGATGTGATCAGCCCATCCCAGATTAGGGATGGATTTGTCATACTTCTTGAGTCCGCCGATGATCTTGCAGTAGACATATTAGATGCAGTTGATATCCTTGCTTTATTCATAGCACGTGCTGTGGTTGATGATATCCTTCCCCCAGCTTTCCTCACTAGGGCAAAGAAGACCCTTCCAGAGTCATCAAAGGGATTTCAGGTTCTCAAAACAGCTGAGAAGAGCTATCTCTCAGCCCCACACCATGCAGAACTTGTAGAAAGGAGGTGGGGTGGTAGCACTCACATCACTGTTGAGGAAGTAAAGAAAAAGATAGCTGATCTATTGAGGGAATATGTGGAAAATGGGGATGCTTTTGAGGCATGTAGGTGCATAAGGGAATTGGGGGTTTCTTTTTTTCATCATGAGGTTGTCAAGAGGGCTTTAATTCTTGCCATGGAGATTCGGACTGCTGAATTGCTTATATTAAAGCTATTAAAGGAGGCTTCTGAGGAAGGCTTAATAAGTTCCAGTCAAATGGTGAAGGGTTTTGCTCGGCTAACAGAGAGCCTTGATGACCTTGCTCTCGACATTCCATCTGCAAAAACCTTGTTTCAGTCCCTTGTTGCCAAGGCTATATCTGAGGGATGGCTAGATGCTTCATTCTTGAAGCCCTCTAGTGAAGATAGACAGGTACTTGCTAAAGACAAAAAGTTGATACAATATAAGGAGGAGATTGTGACGATAATTCATGAGTATTTTCTGTCAGATGACATTCCTGAACTAATCCGAAGTCTGGAAGATCTTGGCATGCCGGAGTTTAACCCAATTTTCCTGAAAAAACTCATTACCCTAGCTATGGATAGGAAAAACAGGGAGAAGGAAATGGCATCTGTTTTGCTCTCAGCTCTTCACATTGAGATTTTTTCAACTGAAGATATAGTTAATGGATTTGTCATTCTTCTGGAATCTGCAGAAGATACAGCACTTGACATTTTGGACGCTTCAAATGAACTTGCTCTTTTTTTGGCTAGGGCTGTAATTGATGATGTCTTGGTTCCATTGAATCTGGAGGAGATCAGCGGAAAATTGCCTCCAAACTGCAGCGGGAGTGAGACTGTGCATATGGCTCGATCACTTATTGCTGCTCGTCATGCAGGCGAGAGGATCTTGAGATGTTGGGGTGGTGGGACTGGTTGGGCTGTGGAAGATGCAAAGGACAAGATACAGAAGCTATTAGAGGAGTATGAAAGTGGGGGTGTTGTCAGTGAAGCTTGCCAATGCATCCGCGATCTTGGGATGCCTTTCTTTAACCATGAGGTGGTGAAGAAGGCATTGGTTATGGCTATGGAGAAGAAGAATGACAGGATGCTTGACCTGCTACAGGAGTGTTTCAATGAAGGGCTTATTACTATCAATCAGATGACCAAAGGCTTCACCCGCATAAAGGATGGACTTGATGATCTGGCTCTTGACATTCCAAATGCAAAGGAGAAATTCAGTTCGTATGTGGAGTATGCCTGTAAGAAGGGGTGGCTCCAAGCTTGTTTTGGGTGA
- the LOC110617449 gene encoding probable UDP-N-acetylglucosamine--peptide N-acetylglucosaminyltransferase SPINDLY → MSEPELQLQASPVPVKTELHTLDDSMEETSTSKTPLPSKVVVLADLNANPPETDATDSCHLSAPDLTRLTNDESQDKSSNLTCKDGDTVEVEGKRLTKLGKCRSRISKVDASLDYGPDTDADQPGQGPSSSREEKVSSLKTGLVHVARKMPKNAHAHFILGLMYQRLGQPQKAVFAYEKAEEILLQCEAEVARPELLSLVQIHHAQCILRENSADNSLDKELEAEELEEILSRLKESMQSDIRQAAVWNTLGLILLKSGRVQSAISVLSSLLAIDPYNYDCLGNLGIAYLQSGNLELSAKCFQDLILKDQNHPAAFVNYAAFLLCKYGSVVAGAGSSAGEGASLDQIEAVNVAKECLLAALKVDPKAAHIWATLANAYYLTGDHRSSSKCLEKAAKLEPNCMSTRYAVAVHRIKVAERSQDPSEQLSWAGNEMASILREGDSVPIELPIAWAGLGMVHKAQHEIAAAFETEKDELTDVEECALYSLKQAIAEDPDDGVQWHQLGLHYLCSRQFEVAQKYLKVAVSRFKECSYAWSNLGISLQLSEESLQAEDVYKQALAFAASEQAHTIFSNLGNLYRQQKQYERAKAMFTKSLELQPGYAPAYNNLGLVFVAEGRWEEAKFCFDRALQTDPLLDAAKSNLIKAVAMSRLCAG, encoded by the exons ATGTCTGAACCAGAGCTCCAACTGCAGGCCTCGCCTGTGCCTGTTAAAACAGAACTCCATACCCTTGACGACTCTATGGAAGAGACCTCCACCTCCAAGACGCCCCTGCCTTCCAAGGTCGTCGTTTTGGCTGACCTTAACGCCAATCCTCCTGAAACTGACGCCACCGATTCTTGCCACCTGTCAGCCCCAGACCTCACGAG GTTAACCAATGATGAAAGTCAAGATAAAAGTAGTAACTTGACATGCAAAGACGGGGATACTGTCGAAGTTGAAGGTAAAAGATTGACCAAATTGGGGAAATGCCGATCAAGAATTAGTAAGGTAGACGCCTCTCTTGATTATGGACCTGACACGGATGCTGATCAACCTGGTCAAGGTCCTAGCTCTTCTCGTGAAGAAAAAGTCAGCAGCCTTAAAACT GGTCTGGTTCATGTTGCAAGGAAGATGCCAAAAAATGCTCATGCACATTTTATACTTGGTCTAATGTATCAAAGGTTGGGTCAACCCCAGAAG GCAGTTTTTGCTTATGAGAAGGCAGAAGAGATCTTGCTGCAATGTGAGGCTGAGGTAGCTAGGCCAGAGTTGCTTTCACTAGTTCAAATTCACCATGCTCAG TGTATTCTCCGTGAAAATTCTGCTGATAATAGTTTGGACAAAGAACTTGAAGCTGAAGAGCTTGAGGAAATCCTTTCCAGATTAAAGGAGTCAATGCAATCAGATATAAGACAAGCAGCTGTTTGGAACACACTGGGCTTGATACTTCTTAAATCTGGTCGTGTGCAG AGTGCCATTTCAGTTTTGTCATCTTTGTTGGCAATTGACCCTTACAACTATGATTGCCTTGGAAACCTTGGAATTGCATATCTTCAAAG TGGAAATTTGGAGCTATCAGCAAAATGTTTTCAGGATTTGATCCTTAAAGACCAAAATCATCCTGCTGCCTTTGTTAACTATGCTGCTTTTCTTCTTTGTAAATATGGTTCAGTTGTTGCAG GTGCTGGATCAAGTGCTGGTGAAGGTGCTTCTTTAGATCAGATTGAAGCTGTCAATGTTGCTAAGGAGTGTTTGCTTGCAGCATTAAAAGTTGATCCAAAAGCAGCGCATATATGGGCAACTCTTGCTAATGCATATTACTTGACTGGTGACCATAGAAGTTCCAGCAAGTGCTTGGAGAAG GCAGCAAAATTGGAGCCCAACTGTATGTCTACTCGATATGCTGTAGCAGTTCACCGAATCAAGGTTGCTGAAAGATCTCAAGATCCCAGTGAACAGCTTTCCTGGGCTGGAAATGAAATGGCTTCAATCTTGAGAGAAGGAGATTCTGTTCCAATTGAACTTCCCATTGCTTGGGCAGGACTTGGCATGGTGCACAAGGCCCAACATGAGATTGCAGCAGCATTTGAAACGGAAAAGGATGAGTTGACGGATGTTGAAGAGTGTGCTCTCTACAGTTTAAAGCAG GCAATAGCGGAGGACCCAGATGATGGGGTGCAGTGGCACCAACTTGGCTTGCATTATCTCTGTTCTCGACAGTTTGAAGTAGCACAAAAGTACCTCAAGGTTGCAGTCTCTCGATTTAAAGAATGCAGCTACGCATGGTCAAATCTTG GTATCTCACTTCAATTATCAGAGGAATCATTACAAGCTGAAGATGTTTATAAGCAGGCTTTGGCATTTGCAGCATCTGAACAAGCACACACAATATTTTCCAATCTTGGAAATCTCTATCGGCAGCAAAAGCAATACGAACGAGCCAAGGCAATGTTTACCAAGTCTCTGGAACTCCAGCCTGGCTATGCTCCTGCATACAACAATCTTGGTCTTGTATTTGTCGCAGAAGGTCGATGGGAGGAAGCCAAGTTCTGCTTTGACAGAGCTCTTCAGACGGATCCTTTGCTGGATGCGGCCAAGTCCAACCTGATTAAAGCAGTGGCCATGTCTAGATTGTGTGCAGGTTAG
- the LOC110618068 gene encoding uncharacterized protein LOC110618068: protein MNISIPKLSLILRPFLLSLFLSVSALTFIASLTPHHRRITVTSQQPTKTPPISVANSTGDLRIRPGYSSYNAYIQHQLNKSLNPKLRQIWKTRDWDRKVRVFAQFFDSLRQRNHLFNTSKALSIGARVGQEVEALRRIGVSDSIGMDLVPCPPLVVKGDFHAQPFENETYDFEFSNVFDHALYPWKFIGEIERTLKGGGVCVLHVALSRRADKYSANDLYSVRPLVELFKESELVEVKKVDGFGLDTEVVFRKKRKSNLRVD, encoded by the coding sequence ATGAACATCTCCATTCCAAAACTCTCTCTCATTCTCAGGCccttccttctctctctctttctctctgttTCAGCCCTCACTTTCATAGCTTCCCTAACTCCCCACCACCGCAGAATAACTGTCACTTCCCAACAGCCTACCAAAACGCCGCCCATCTCTGTCGCTAACTCCACTGGAGACCTCCGCATCCGACCCGGATATTCCTCTTACAATGCATACATCCAGCACCAACTCAACAAGAGCCTCAACCCCAAACTCCGCCAAATTTGGAAAACCCGCGATTGGGACCGTAAAGTTCGCGTCTTTGCCCAGTTTTTTGACTCCTTAAGGCAAAGGAACCACTTATTCAACACTTCAAAGGCCCTATCCATCGGAGCACGTGTCGGGCAGGAGGTGGAGGCGCTGAGACGCATCGGTGTCTCCGACTCCATCGGAATGGACCTGGTGCCGTGTCCGCCACTGGTGGTGAAAGGAGACTTCCATGCACAGCCGTTCGAGAACGAAACTTACGATTTTGAGTTCTCAAACGTATTTGACCACGCTCTGTATCCATGGAAATTTATTGGGGAGATCGAACGGACGTTAAAGGGAGGGGGTGTATGCGTTCTACACGTGGCGTTATCGCGACGGGCAGATAAGTACTCGGCGAATGATTTGTACAGTGTGAGGCCATTGGTGGAGCTGTTCAAGGAGTCGGAGTTGGTAGAGGTAAAGAAGGTGGATGGTTTTGGGCTGGACACCGAGGTGGTCTTTAGGAAAAAGCGAAAGAGCAATCTGCGGGTTGATTGA
- the LOC110617688 gene encoding CBBY-like protein isoform X1: protein MASMTISLSFSAVSSSISSASFSSQTKTPIKSHQTNLSSTLFGAKVCAHRTLRSKSSTQISTSIGVTCLAPASSVLPSALLFDCDGVLVDTEKDGHRVSFNDTFNEKELGVTWDVELYGVLLKIGGGKERMTAYFNQTGWPEKAPKSEEERKEFIASLHKRKTELFMALIEKKLLPLRPGVEKLIDQALGKGVKVAVCSTSVEKAVSTIVSCLLGPERAEKIKVFAGDVVARKKPDPAIYTLAANTLGVDPSSCVVVEDSAIGLAAAKAAGMKCIVTRSGYTADEDFLNADAVFDCIGDPPEERFDLAFCGSLLEKKYVS, encoded by the exons ATGGCATCAATGACCATCTCTCTTTCCTTTTCTGCAGTTTCTTCTTCCATTTCTTCAGCATCTTTCTCCTCTCAAACGAAGACTCCAATCAAATCCCACCAAACCAACTTATCATCTACTTTGTTTGGTGCAAAAGTATGTGCTCACAGGACACTGAGATCAAAATCCAGTACCCAGATAAGCACTTCTATTGGGGTTACTTGCTTAGCTCCTGCTTCTTCTGTTCTTCCTTCAGCTCTTCTCTTCGACTGCGATGGCGTGCTTGTTGATACTGAGAAAGATGGTCACAGGGTTTCCTTCAACGATACTTTCAATGAA AAAGAACTGGGGGTTACATGGGATGTGGAGTTGTATGGCGTGTTGCTCAAAATCGGAGGTGGAAAAGAAAG GATGACGGCCTACTTTAACCAGACTGGTTGGCCAGAAAAGGCTCCAAAGagtgaagaagaaagaaaagaattcaTAGCTTCACTTCATAAGCGAAAGACAGAGTTGTTTATGGCCCTTATTGAGAAGAAATTGTTACCTCTTCGGCCAGGCGTTGAAAA GCTGATTGATCAGGCTTTGGGAAAAGGAGTCAAAGTTGCTGTCTGCAGCACTTCCGTTGAGAAGGCG GTATCTACAATAGTTTCATGTTTGCTGGGACCTGAGAGAGCAGAGAAGATCAAGGTATTTGCAGGAGATGTGGTTGCTCGTAAAAAGCCTGACCCG GCCATTTACACGTTAGCAGCAAACACTCTGGGTGTCGATCCTTCAAG TTGTGTAGTGGTGGAGGACAGTGCCATTGGTCTTGCAGCTGCCAAAGCTGCTGGAATGAAGTGCATAGTAACAAGGAGTGG ATACACAGCGGATGAGGACTTCTTAAATGCAGATGCAGTGTTTGATTGCATTGGAGATCCACCGGAAGAGCGTTTTGATTTAGCATTCTGTGGAAGCCTTCTTGAAAAGAAATATGTCAGCTAG
- the LOC110617688 gene encoding CBBY-like protein isoform X2: protein MASMTISLSFSAVSSSISSASFSSQTKTPIKSHQTNLSSTLFGAKVCAHRTLRSKSSTQISTSIGVTCLAPASSVLPSALLFDCDGVLVDTEKDGHRVSFNDTFNEKELGVTWDVELYGVLLKIGGGKERLIDQALGKGVKVAVCSTSVEKAVSTIVSCLLGPERAEKIKVFAGDVVARKKPDPAIYTLAANTLGVDPSSCVVVEDSAIGLAAAKAAGMKCIVTRSGYTADEDFLNADAVFDCIGDPPEERFDLAFCGSLLEKKYVS from the exons ATGGCATCAATGACCATCTCTCTTTCCTTTTCTGCAGTTTCTTCTTCCATTTCTTCAGCATCTTTCTCCTCTCAAACGAAGACTCCAATCAAATCCCACCAAACCAACTTATCATCTACTTTGTTTGGTGCAAAAGTATGTGCTCACAGGACACTGAGATCAAAATCCAGTACCCAGATAAGCACTTCTATTGGGGTTACTTGCTTAGCTCCTGCTTCTTCTGTTCTTCCTTCAGCTCTTCTCTTCGACTGCGATGGCGTGCTTGTTGATACTGAGAAAGATGGTCACAGGGTTTCCTTCAACGATACTTTCAATGAA AAAGAACTGGGGGTTACATGGGATGTGGAGTTGTATGGCGTGTTGCTCAAAATCGGAGGTGGAAAAGAAAG GCTGATTGATCAGGCTTTGGGAAAAGGAGTCAAAGTTGCTGTCTGCAGCACTTCCGTTGAGAAGGCG GTATCTACAATAGTTTCATGTTTGCTGGGACCTGAGAGAGCAGAGAAGATCAAGGTATTTGCAGGAGATGTGGTTGCTCGTAAAAAGCCTGACCCG GCCATTTACACGTTAGCAGCAAACACTCTGGGTGTCGATCCTTCAAG TTGTGTAGTGGTGGAGGACAGTGCCATTGGTCTTGCAGCTGCCAAAGCTGCTGGAATGAAGTGCATAGTAACAAGGAGTGG ATACACAGCGGATGAGGACTTCTTAAATGCAGATGCAGTGTTTGATTGCATTGGAGATCCACCGGAAGAGCGTTTTGATTTAGCATTCTGTGGAAGCCTTCTTGAAAAGAAATATGTCAGCTAG
- the LOC110617588 gene encoding DNA-(apurinic or apyrimidinic site) endonuclease isoform X1, whose protein sequence is MQILMRASSGPHLEIIAFGSPLQNQSLQGLHCYLLVKKCLQPIKIFIGGDNHFTSFKHEPDGWVILAEFETLCLLNTYAPNHGWKEEENSFQRRRKWHRRMLKFVVQLSDEPLIWCGDLMVSRERMEIDYSMVLKDRIISCKVHGQGIELQGSSFFPFPLCRANSLYWGIEVREPFYLPFNELSK, encoded by the exons atgcagATATTGATGCGTGCTTCTTCCGGTCCCCATTTGGAAATTATTGCTTTTGGTAGTCCTTTGCAGAATCAAAGTCTGCAGGGACTGCATTGTTATCTGTTAGTGAAGAAGTGTCTTCAACCAATAAAA ATTTTCATCGGAGGTGACAATCACTTTACTAGCTTCAAACATGAGCCAGATGGCTGGGTTATTTTAGCTGAATTTGAGACACTCTGTTTATTGAATACATATGCACCAAACCATGGCTGGAAAGAGGAGGAGAACTCATTTCAAAGGAGAAGAAAATGGCACAGAAGGATGCTAAAGTTTGTTGTGCAATTATCAGATGAGCCTCTTATATGGTGTGGTGATCTTATG GTATCAAGGGAAAGGATGGAAATTGATTATTCCATGGTTCTCAAAGATAGGATTATTTCATGCAAGGTGCATGGGCAAGGAATTGAATTACAAGGTTCTTCTTTTTTCCCTTTTCCCTTGTGCCGTGCTAATTCTTTATACTGGGGAATAGAGGTTAGGGAACCCTTTTATCTTCCATTTAATGAATTGAGCAAATGA
- the LOC110617588 gene encoding DNA-(apurinic or apyrimidinic site) endonuclease isoform X3, with product MQILMRASSGPHLEIIAFGSPLQNQSLQGLHCYLLVKKCLQPIKIFIGGDNHFTSFKHEPDGWVILAEFETLCLLNTYAPNHGWKEEENSFQRRRKWHRRMLKFVVQLSDEPLIWCGDLMVGIKGKDGN from the exons atgcagATATTGATGCGTGCTTCTTCCGGTCCCCATTTGGAAATTATTGCTTTTGGTAGTCCTTTGCAGAATCAAAGTCTGCAGGGACTGCATTGTTATCTGTTAGTGAAGAAGTGTCTTCAACCAATAAAA ATTTTCATCGGAGGTGACAATCACTTTACTAGCTTCAAACATGAGCCAGATGGCTGGGTTATTTTAGCTGAATTTGAGACACTCTGTTTATTGAATACATATGCACCAAACCATGGCTGGAAAGAGGAGGAGAACTCATTTCAAAGGAGAAGAAAATGGCACAGAAGGATGCTAAAGTTTGTTGTGCAATTATCAGATGAGCCTCTTATATGGTGTGGTGATCTTATGGTAG GTATCAAGGGAAAGGATGGAAATTGA
- the LOC110617588 gene encoding DNA-(apurinic or apyrimidinic site) endonuclease isoform X2, whose product MRASSGPHLEIIAFGSPLQNQSLQGLHCYLLVKKCLQPIKIFIGGDNHFTSFKHEPDGWVILAEFETLCLLNTYAPNHGWKEEENSFQRRRKWHRRMLKFVVQLSDEPLIWCGDLMVSRERMEIDYSMVLKDRIISCKVHGQGIELQGSSFFPFPLCRANSLYWGIEVREPFYLPFNELSK is encoded by the exons ATGCGTGCTTCTTCCGGTCCCCATTTGGAAATTATTGCTTTTGGTAGTCCTTTGCAGAATCAAAGTCTGCAGGGACTGCATTGTTATCTGTTAGTGAAGAAGTGTCTTCAACCAATAAAA ATTTTCATCGGAGGTGACAATCACTTTACTAGCTTCAAACATGAGCCAGATGGCTGGGTTATTTTAGCTGAATTTGAGACACTCTGTTTATTGAATACATATGCACCAAACCATGGCTGGAAAGAGGAGGAGAACTCATTTCAAAGGAGAAGAAAATGGCACAGAAGGATGCTAAAGTTTGTTGTGCAATTATCAGATGAGCCTCTTATATGGTGTGGTGATCTTATG GTATCAAGGGAAAGGATGGAAATTGATTATTCCATGGTTCTCAAAGATAGGATTATTTCATGCAAGGTGCATGGGCAAGGAATTGAATTACAAGGTTCTTCTTTTTTCCCTTTTCCCTTGTGCCGTGCTAATTCTTTATACTGGGGAATAGAGGTTAGGGAACCCTTTTATCTTCCATTTAATGAATTGAGCAAATGA